One genomic segment of Cystobacter fuscus DSM 2262 includes these proteins:
- a CDS encoding ABC transporter ATP-binding protein has protein sequence MPPPARPTSPPPSLKTRLKNAGSLSRQLPGTFRLFWAASPRIAVALGGLTLLAAVMPAAIAWVGKLIVDGVVAREGVLHLVALEFGLMVGSTVVERSLSLVRELGRANLSNLINERILHKAMELELRHFEDSDTYDKMQNARREANSRPLGLVMDVFSIVRNLVTLSTYAVLLVSLSPWSVAVLVVASIPAFIAEARLAEEGFRLYSWRAPEGRKLNYLEWILTRDNHVKEVKVFGLGPLVLGRYRTLFQKFFQEDRSLALRRMGWGLGLGLVSLGAFYGCYAFVASQASLGSITVGDMVLYLGVFRQGQGAFQGILSSVGSMYEGALFMSNLFAYFDIPTGQEAPRALPARSPPRGHHNAIELRDVSFRYPGKEAWALRHLTLRLEPGEKLALVGENGAGKSTLVKLLLRLYEPTEGDIFYGGVNLKDMDPKDLRSRFGAVFQDFVRYQFNVAENIGLGDVEALEDRPRIIRAAEQGGASSVIEELPSQYDTMLGGWFEKGLELSGGQWQKLGVARAFMREDAEVLILDEPTASIDAESEHALFERFQQLAADRIALVISHRFSTVRMADRIAVLHGGQVEELGSHAELMARGGRYAHLFNLQARGYRD, from the coding sequence GTGCCTCCTCCCGCGCGTCCGACGTCCCCACCTCCCTCCCTGAAGACCCGGCTGAAGAACGCGGGCAGTCTCTCCCGGCAACTGCCCGGCACCTTCCGTCTGTTCTGGGCGGCCAGTCCCCGGATCGCGGTGGCGCTCGGCGGGCTCACGCTCCTGGCCGCGGTGATGCCGGCGGCGATCGCCTGGGTGGGCAAGCTCATCGTGGATGGGGTGGTGGCGCGCGAAGGGGTGCTGCACCTGGTGGCGCTGGAGTTCGGGCTGATGGTGGGCTCGACGGTGGTGGAGCGCTCCCTGTCGCTGGTGCGCGAGCTGGGGCGGGCCAACCTCAGCAACCTCATCAACGAGCGCATCCTCCACAAGGCGATGGAGCTGGAGCTGCGCCACTTCGAGGACTCGGACACCTACGACAAGATGCAGAACGCCCGGCGCGAGGCCAACAGCCGGCCGCTGGGGCTGGTGATGGACGTGTTCTCCATCGTGCGCAACCTCGTGACGCTGTCCACGTACGCGGTGCTGCTCGTGTCGCTGTCGCCCTGGAGCGTGGCGGTGCTGGTGGTGGCGAGCATCCCGGCGTTCATCGCCGAGGCGCGGCTGGCGGAGGAGGGCTTCCGGCTCTACTCGTGGCGCGCGCCCGAGGGCCGCAAGCTCAACTACCTGGAGTGGATCCTCACGCGCGACAACCACGTGAAGGAGGTGAAGGTGTTCGGCCTGGGGCCGCTGGTGCTCGGCCGCTACCGCACGCTGTTCCAGAAGTTCTTCCAGGAGGACCGCTCCCTGGCGCTGCGGCGCATGGGGTGGGGCCTGGGCCTGGGGCTCGTGTCGCTCGGGGCCTTCTATGGCTGCTACGCCTTCGTGGCGAGTCAGGCGTCGCTGGGCTCCATCACCGTGGGCGACATGGTGCTCTACCTGGGCGTGTTCCGGCAGGGCCAGGGCGCGTTCCAGGGCATCCTGTCGAGCGTGGGCAGCATGTACGAGGGCGCGCTCTTCATGAGCAACCTCTTCGCCTACTTCGACATCCCCACCGGCCAGGAGGCGCCCCGGGCGCTGCCGGCCCGCTCGCCGCCCCGGGGGCACCACAACGCCATCGAGCTGCGCGACGTGTCGTTCCGCTACCCGGGCAAGGAGGCCTGGGCGCTGCGCCACCTGACGCTGCGGCTGGAGCCCGGCGAGAAGCTGGCGCTGGTGGGGGAGAACGGCGCGGGCAAGAGCACGCTCGTGAAGCTGCTGCTGCGGCTGTACGAGCCCACCGAGGGGGACATCTTCTACGGGGGGGTCAACCTCAAGGACATGGATCCGAAGGACCTGCGCTCGCGCTTCGGCGCGGTGTTCCAGGACTTCGTGCGCTACCAGTTCAACGTGGCGGAGAACATCGGCCTGGGCGATGTGGAGGCGCTGGAGGACCGGCCGCGCATCATCCGGGCGGCGGAGCAGGGCGGGGCGAGTTCCGTCATCGAGGAGCTGCCGAGCCAGTACGACACGATGCTGGGCGGCTGGTTCGAGAAGGGGCTCGAGCTGAGCGGAGGGCAGTGGCAGAAGCTGGGCGTGGCGCGTGCCTTCATGCGCGAGGACGCCGAGGTGCTCATCCTCGACGAGCCCACGGCGAGCATCGACGCGGAGTCCGAGCACGCCCTCTTCGAGCGCTTCCAGCAACTGGCGGCGGACCGCATCGCGCTCGTCATCTCGCACCGCTTCTCCACGGTGCGCATGGCGGACCGGATCGCCGTGCTCCACGGCGGGCAGGTGGAGGAGCTGGGCAGCCACGCGGAGCTGATGGCGCGCGGCGGCCGCTACGCGCACCTGTTCAACCTCCAGGCCCGTGGCTACCGGGACTGA